The Clarias gariepinus isolate MV-2021 ecotype Netherlands chromosome 7, CGAR_prim_01v2, whole genome shotgun sequence genome includes a window with the following:
- the eps8b gene encoding epidermal growth factor receptor kinase substrate 8-like protein 2, which produces MFKSSTIEPKCVMIRYDFVARNSNELTVQKGEVLKVLDGEKQWWLVRNRNGHTGYVPCNVLEELKTEETPYNRAVFFNNQAVNPYKATSPPALINHAENVEMNKSLWDKDNRTQQKEMNDELLKRITDSKVQPPARNFRVEHPIRTVPITYDSQPFEIRGWLNAKGFSRPVVDCLGILTGAQLFSLSKDELKAVCGDEGSRVYSQISVQKAQIERSNGNSELEEIMKRRQREVDAFMWD; this is translated from the exons ATGTTCAAGTC GTCTACCATTGAACCAAAATGTGTGATGATCCGTTACGACTTTGTGGCACGCAATTCGAACGAGTTGACTGTGCAAAAGGGTGAGGTGCTAAAG GTGCTGGACGGTGAAAAACAGTGGTGGTTGGTGAGGAACCGCAATGGTCACACAGggtatgtgccctgcaatgtgCTGGAAGAGCTAAAAACAGAAGAGACACCATACAACCGTGCTGTGTTCTTCAACAACCAG gcTGTGAATCCTTACAAAGCTACTTCTCCACCTGCCTTGATAAATCACGCTGAGAATGTGGAGATGAATAAATCCTTGTGGGACAAAGACA ACCGAACACAGCAGAAGGAGATGAACGACGAGCTCTTGAAGAGGATAACGGACAGCAAGGTCCAACCTCCTGCTCGCAACTTCCGGGTGGAACACCCCATCAGAACGGTGCCCATCACTTACGATTCTCAGCCATTCGAGATCCGAGGCTGGCTCAACGCCAAGGGTTTCTCCAGGCC GGTAGTGGATTGTCTGGGCATTCTGACAGGAGCTCAGTTGTTCTCTCTGAGTAAGGATGAACTAAAGGCAGTGTGTGGTGATGAGGGCTCTCGAGTCTACAGCCAGATCAGTGTGCAGAAAGCACAGATAGAG AGGAGCAATGGAAACTCAGAGCTCGAGGAAATCATGAAGCGACGGCAGCGGGAGGTAGATGCTTTTATGTGGGACTGA